GCCCAAAGCGTCAGCACGAAGGTCACGATCAGGATCGGAAACGAGGAGGGCCGGCCGGAGTGCCAGACGAATCCCATGAACTCGATGCCGGACACGCTGTGGAGCATCTGGGGCGGCAGGTCGCCCAGGAGAAGGGCCGTCCCCATGAAGTTCGCGCTGAAGCCGATCATCAGGATCACCGGCGTCAGCGGGATCCCGAAGTGTCGGACCAGGGGAATCGCTACCGGGGCGAACATGAGGATCACGACCACGTTGTCCACGAGCATGGACACGAGGCCCGCCAGCATGGACAGGATCATCACCAGCAGCCCCGCGTGGCCGCGCGAGAGGCGGTAGGCCTGGACGGCTAGCCATTCCGGGACGCCGCTCTTCCCGAAGTACCCCGCGATCGTCCAGACCGAGATCAGGATGGCCATGACATTCCAGTCCACGGCCTGGAACGCGTCCACCTCACTCATCACACCGGCCCACACCATCACCGCGACCCCGAGGAGGGCGGCCACCGTGCGGTCGATGATCCCGGCGATGACCACCACGATCGTGGTCAGGAAGATCGCGAGCCCAAGCCACGAGCTCATGTCCATTGGCGCGTTTCTCTCAGACCTCTACGTGGGCCGTCCGGCCCCTACGCCGAACCGCCGCTCGCCGACCTCGGCTTCGCCCGTATAGGCGCTTTGGACACATACGCCACGCGCCTCGCCACCTCCGTCCCGATCAAGGTGCCGAGGCTCCCCGGCTCCCGGGTGATCGCCACGACGCTCACGCAACGCGACGCGCTGACGCTAGCGACCGGACGCCGGGGCGGTGCGAAGCCCGGCCACGACCCGCCGCAGTAGAGGGCCCACGATCGGGAGACAGAAGATGACGGCGGCCACGCCGATGAGGCCAGCCGCGATCGGTCGCGTGAAGAAGATCGCGAAGGACCCGTCGGACATGATGAGGCTCTGCCGCAGCGCCTCCTCGGTCATGTCTCCCAGGACAAGGGCGATCACCAGGGGGGCTAGGGGATAGCCGAGCTTCTTAAACACGTAGCCGACTACCCCGAAAATCAGGAGCAGCCAGATATCCAGCATCATGTTCTTCACAGCGTACGCCCCGATCGCGGAGAAGAGGACGATCAGCGGGCCGAGGATCGCATAGGGGATCCTCAAGATTGCCGCGAAGAACGGGAGCAGGAGAAGGCACATGAGAAGGCCCATCAGGTTCCCGATATACATGCTCGAGATGAGGCCCCAGACGAAATCAGGCTGCTCCGCAAAGAGCCGGGGGCCGGGGATGAACCCCCAGACAAAGAGACCGGCGAGCATGACCGCGGCCGTCGGGGATCCCGGGATCCCGAGGGTGACAAGGGGGAGGAGAGCGCCGATCCCGGCCGCGTGGGCAGCGGACTCCGTGGCCATGACTCCCTCCGGCACGCCGGTCCCGAATTTCTCCGGATGCCTGGAGGATTGCTTCGCCATCCCGTAGCTCATGAACGAGGCCGGAGTGGCCCCGGTGCCGGGCATCACCCCTACCCAAAAGCCCAGGAGCGTGCCCGTGACGAAGGTGCGCGCGTGCTGCACCAGAGACTTCACCACCGACCACATGTCGTTCACCTTTACCTTGGCCTGAACCCCCCTGAACTCGAGAGACTCCTCCGCCGAGAGGAGAATCTCTCCGAGGCCGAACAGCCCGATGCAGGCGGTGATAAAGCTGAACCCGGCCAGCAGCTCGATAGAGCCAAAGGTGAGCCGCGGCTGGCCAGTCACGATGTCGAGCCCGACGGAGCCGAGGAGAAAGCCGATGAACATGGACGCCATGGTTTTCGGGAGCGAACCGCCGCCGAGCCCGACGAAAGTGCTGAAGGCGAGAACCAGCACGGCGAGGTACTCCGGCGGGCCGAACTTCAACGCGATCAGGGCCAGCGCAGGGGCGAAAAAGGTGAAGAGCAGGATGGCGACGAGGGAGGCGAAGAAGCCGGGGATGAAGGCCGAGGCCAGGGCTTCGCCGGCCTTCCCCTTCTTGGCCATGGGATAGCCATCGAAGCAGGTGGCGACCGACCAGGGCTCTCCCGGGATGTTGAAGAGGATGGACGTGATCGCGCCCCCGAAGAGGGCTCCCCAGTAAATGCTGGCCAGCAGGATGATGCCGGAGGTGGGGGGCATGACGATGGTGAGCGGGAGGAGGATCGCCACTCCGCTGGTTCCGCCCAGCCCCGGCAGCACGCCGATGATGATCCCCAGGAAGACGCCGGTCGCGGCGACCACGAGGTTGTAGGGGGTCAGCGAAATCGTGAATCCGAAGAGTAAGTTCCCCAGTGCCTCCATCGCGAGCCGCTCGGATCAGAAAGGCAAGCGTATTTCCAAATAACCCTTTGGGAGGAGAACAAGGAACCACCGCTCGATCACGAAGTAAGTCGCCAGTGGGAAGAGGAAGCTCACACCGATTACAAGGGGCCAGGGGTGCCGGCCGATCCACCGCATGACGAAGGCCAGGTAGAGCGCGGCGGCCAGGTAGAATCCCGCGATCTCCATAGCGAGGATCATTCCGGCGATCGGGAGTACCACCTTGAGCAGGGAGGGCAAGGCGCCCGCAGGGATAAAGCGCTTCTTCGGCGCGCTCGATGCGGCTCTCAGGGTCTGAATCAGCACGACGAC
Above is a window of Candidatus Rokuibacteriota bacterium DNA encoding:
- a CDS encoding tripartite tricarboxylate transporter permease, yielding MEALGNLLFGFTISLTPYNLVVAATGVFLGIIIGVLPGLGGTSGVAILLPLTIVMPPTSGIILLASIYWGALFGGAITSILFNIPGEPWSVATCFDGYPMAKKGKAGEALASAFIPGFFASLVAILLFTFFAPALALIALKFGPPEYLAVLVLAFSTFVGLGGGSLPKTMASMFIGFLLGSVGLDIVTGQPRLTFGSIELLAGFSFITACIGLFGLGEILLSAEESLEFRGVQAKVKVNDMWSVVKSLVQHARTFVTGTLLGFWVGVMPGTGATPASFMSYGMAKQSSRHPEKFGTGVPEGVMATESAAHAAGIGALLPLVTLGIPGSPTAAVMLAGLFVWGFIPGPRLFAEQPDFVWGLISSMYIGNLMGLLMCLLLLPFFAAILRIPYAILGPLIVLFSAIGAYAVKNMMLDIWLLLIFGVVGYVFKKLGYPLAPLVIALVLGDMTEEALRQSLIMSDGSFAIFFTRPIAAGLIGVAAVIFCLPIVGPLLRRVVAGLRTAPASGR
- a CDS encoding tripartite tricarboxylate transporter TctB family protein, giving the protein MKRAEIICALAVLAWAGLMLREATRLNIGWESSGPGAGFFPFWLSAGLAIFAVVVLIQTLRAASSAPKKRFIPAGALPSLLKVVLPIAGMILAMEIAGFYLAAALYLAFVMRWIGRHPWPLVIGVSFLFPLATYFVIERWFLVLLPKGYLEIRLPF